In the genome of Megalops cyprinoides isolate fMegCyp1 chromosome 7, fMegCyp1.pri, whole genome shotgun sequence, one region contains:
- the LOC118780277 gene encoding tumor necrosis factor receptor superfamily member 14-like — protein sequence MLLYVLLTVLLLCDVAYACGRAEYRIGDECCPMCGPGNRVYKHCTEYTSTSCVPCVGETFIDQPSGLIECFRCAVCDKGLELKIGKACTPTSNTVCGPLDQHFCTERDRKGSCTRAERRTVCKPGQFIKQNGTASTDTICGDCSDKTFSDGLSTNCKPHRE from the exons ATGTTGCTGTATGTGCTCCTG ACAGTACTCCTGCTTTGTGATGTTGCCTATGCCTGTGGTCGTGCAGAATATAGAATAGGTGACGAGTGCTGCCCTATGTGTGGTCCTGGTAA CAGAGTCTACAAACACTGTACAGAGTACACCAGTACCTCATGTGTGCCTTGTGTTGGGGAAACTTTCATTGATCAACCCAGTGGTCTCATTGAGTGCTTTCGCTGTGCAGTCTGTGACAAAG GCCTTGAGTTAAAAATAGGAAAAGCTTGCACTCCCACCTCAAACACAGTGTGTGGCCCTCTGGATCAGCACTTCTGCACTGAACGGGACAGGAAGGGGAGCTGCACCAGAGCAGAACGACGCACAGTTTGCAAGCCTGGACAATTCATCAAACAGAACG GAACAGCATCCACTGATACCATATGTGGAGATTGTTCCGATAAAACCTTTTCAGATGGCCTGTCTACAAACTGCAAACCGCACAGAGAGTAA